Proteins encoded together in one Longimicrobium sp. window:
- the uvrC gene encoding excinuclease ABC subunit UvrC, translating to MSISSTVEAKLRHLPASPGVYLYKDAAGEIIYVGKAKSLRSRVRSYFQAGTTHSIKTRELVRRVEDLETIVVDSEPEALILENNLIKEHRPRFNISLRDDKTYPYIKVTAERFPRVYVTRRLEKDGSRYFGPYTDVRRMRQSLELVKKLYTVRSCRHDLPSARVDRPCLDHAMGLCMAPCVGLQSQEEYGAMIAEILDVLGGHTRRAAARIKEEMAAAAADMNFERAGELRDALQRMESMEQRQRVLDMAGSDRDVVGFARDGAEGCGVVLQIREGKLLGREAQFLANLTDESDEAALGAFVTALYAGRGQRDPEGIPGEILLPADIEDRAVLEESLRRLCGRVVKVNTPERGKKVSLVELAAQNARHLLEERKLIGNRAAERAPDALYELQENLQLPQVPRTLVCFDISHTQGTETVASAVFFENGEPNKGEYRKFRIKGDWGNDDFASMHEVVTRYFGRRIDDGRPLPDLAVIDGGKGQLGAALKALAELGLDEQTVISLAKKEEEVFLPGRPDSVRLSRRGQALRLLQRARDEAHRFAISYNRKLRSKRTIRSELSEIPGVGASRQKALLARFGSMRAVAGASEAEIAALPGFGPALARKVLEHVRGRAA from the coding sequence ATGTCGATCAGCTCCACCGTTGAAGCAAAGCTCCGCCACCTTCCGGCCAGCCCCGGCGTGTACCTGTACAAGGACGCGGCGGGGGAGATCATCTACGTGGGCAAGGCGAAGTCGCTGCGCTCGCGGGTGAGGTCGTACTTCCAGGCGGGCACCACGCACTCCATCAAGACGCGCGAGCTGGTAAGGCGCGTGGAGGACCTGGAGACGATCGTGGTGGACTCGGAGCCGGAGGCGCTGATCCTGGAGAACAACCTGATCAAGGAGCACCGCCCCCGCTTCAACATCAGCCTGCGCGACGACAAGACCTACCCGTACATCAAGGTCACCGCCGAGCGCTTTCCGCGCGTGTACGTCACGCGGCGGCTGGAAAAGGACGGGTCCCGCTACTTCGGGCCGTACACGGACGTGCGGCGGATGCGGCAGTCGCTGGAGCTGGTGAAGAAGCTGTACACCGTGCGCTCGTGCCGCCACGACCTGCCCAGCGCCCGGGTGGACCGGCCCTGCCTGGACCACGCCATGGGGCTGTGCATGGCGCCGTGTGTGGGGCTCCAGTCACAGGAGGAGTACGGGGCCATGATCGCCGAGATCCTGGACGTGCTCGGCGGGCACACGCGCAGGGCGGCGGCGCGCATCAAGGAAGAGATGGCGGCCGCGGCGGCGGATATGAACTTCGAGAGGGCAGGGGAGCTGCGCGATGCGCTCCAGCGGATGGAGTCGATGGAGCAGCGCCAGCGCGTGCTGGACATGGCGGGCTCGGACCGCGACGTCGTCGGCTTCGCGCGCGACGGGGCGGAGGGGTGCGGCGTCGTGCTGCAGATCAGGGAAGGGAAGCTGCTCGGCCGCGAAGCCCAGTTCCTCGCCAACCTCACCGACGAGAGCGACGAGGCGGCGCTGGGCGCGTTCGTCACCGCGCTCTACGCCGGGCGCGGGCAGCGCGATCCGGAGGGGATCCCGGGCGAGATCCTCCTCCCGGCGGACATCGAGGACCGCGCGGTGCTGGAGGAGTCGCTGCGCAGGCTGTGCGGCCGCGTGGTGAAGGTGAACACCCCCGAGCGCGGCAAGAAGGTCAGCCTCGTGGAGCTCGCCGCCCAGAACGCCCGCCACCTCCTGGAAGAGCGCAAGCTGATCGGCAACCGCGCCGCGGAGCGCGCTCCGGACGCGCTGTACGAGCTGCAGGAGAACCTGCAGCTCCCGCAGGTGCCGCGCACCCTGGTCTGCTTCGACATCTCGCACACGCAGGGGACGGAGACGGTGGCCTCGGCCGTCTTCTTTGAGAACGGGGAGCCGAACAAGGGCGAGTACCGGAAGTTCCGCATCAAGGGCGACTGGGGGAACGACGACTTCGCGTCGATGCACGAGGTGGTCACGCGCTACTTCGGCCGCCGCATCGACGACGGGCGGCCGCTCCCGGACCTGGCGGTGATCGACGGGGGGAAGGGGCAGCTCGGCGCCGCGCTCAAGGCGCTGGCGGAGCTGGGGCTGGACGAGCAGACGGTGATCTCGCTTGCCAAGAAGGAGGAGGAGGTGTTCCTCCCCGGCCGCCCCGACTCCGTGCGCCTGTCCAGACGCGGCCAGGCGCTGCGGCTGCTGCAGCGGGCGCGCGACGAGGCGCACCGCTTCGCCATCAGCTACAACCGCAAGCTGCGGAGCAAGCGCACCATCCGCTCGGAGCTGTCGGAGATCCCGGGCGTGGGGGCGTCGCGGCAGAAGGCGCTGCTGGCTCGGTTCGGGTCGATGCGGGCGGTGGCGGGCGCGTCGGAGGCGGAGATCGCGGCGCTTCCGGGGTTCGGGCCGGCGCTCGCCAGAAAGGTGCTGGAGCACGTGCGCGGGCGGGCGGCGTAG
- a CDS encoding D-alanine--D-alanine ligase, whose amino-acid sequence MKIAVLMGGTSAEREVSLASGLAVVKALRERGHDVRAVDTARGFIPQDQEGGLLPEGVHSAPPTELGSTLELMALANVPELRDSDVAFLALHGGTGEDGTIQALLETAGVRYTGSGPLGSGIAMDKDISKRLLRDSQVPTLPWRVARAPDFTYDADTIEDLIGFPLIVKPSKQGSSVGLFVVNDPDELASAVREASQFDTEVMIERYAKGRELTVSVIGDQALPPVEIRPKKGIYDYHSKYTPGMTEYLCPAPLEEELVAQMQAYALRAFRVLKLRGYGRIDFILAKEQLWCLEANTLPGMTATSLFPKAAAAAGMDFGELCERIVTAAAG is encoded by the coding sequence ATGAAGATAGCCGTGCTGATGGGGGGAACGAGCGCCGAGCGCGAAGTGTCGCTGGCCTCGGGGCTGGCGGTGGTGAAGGCGCTGCGCGAGAGGGGCCACGACGTGCGCGCCGTCGACACGGCACGGGGCTTCATCCCGCAGGACCAGGAGGGCGGCCTCCTTCCCGAAGGCGTGCACTCCGCGCCGCCCACCGAGCTGGGCTCCACGCTGGAGCTGATGGCGCTGGCCAACGTCCCCGAGCTGCGCGACTCCGACGTCGCCTTCCTGGCGCTGCACGGCGGCACCGGCGAGGACGGCACCATCCAGGCGCTGCTGGAGACGGCCGGCGTGCGGTACACGGGCTCGGGTCCGCTGGGCTCGGGGATCGCGATGGACAAGGACATCTCCAAGCGCCTCCTGCGCGACTCGCAGGTGCCGACGCTGCCCTGGCGCGTGGCGCGGGCGCCGGACTTCACCTACGACGCGGACACAATCGAGGACCTGATCGGCTTTCCGCTGATCGTGAAGCCGTCGAAGCAGGGCTCCAGCGTGGGCCTCTTCGTCGTCAACGATCCGGACGAGCTGGCCAGCGCCGTTCGCGAGGCGTCGCAGTTCGACACGGAGGTGATGATCGAGCGCTACGCCAAGGGCCGCGAGCTCACGGTGAGCGTGATCGGCGACCAGGCGCTGCCGCCGGTGGAGATCCGCCCCAAGAAAGGGATCTACGACTACCACTCCAAGTACACGCCGGGGATGACGGAGTACCTCTGCCCGGCGCCGCTTGAGGAGGAGCTCGTGGCGCAGATGCAGGCGTACGCACTGCGCGCCTTCCGAGTGCTGAAGCTGCGCGGCTACGGGCGGATCGACTTCATCCTCGCCAAGGAGCAGCTCTGGTGCCTGGAGGCCAACACCCTTCCGGGGATGACGGCCACCAGCCTCTTCCCCAAAGCCGCCGCCGCGGCGGGGATGGACTTCGGGGAGCTGTGCGAACGGATCGTAACGGCCGCAGCAGGGTAA
- a CDS encoding rhomboid family intramembrane serine protease, producing MAYRSSYDTPFRSSVTPWVAKLLIANTAIFIIVLLLNQTSAKGIVDEYLVLDRDNLLTRPWTPVTYAFTHAAVFHYLFNMLGLFFLGPPLEDRWGGHAFLRFYLVAALGGAVFSLFIPGGVLGASAAVNGLLLAWALIWPDAQIYLFGIIPVKVKWLAIALVVFSLINSAGSGAGDGVAHLAHLGGFVAAFIYLKSPWAPSEWGEVPARPSKRKKKENALAAWVGKKRSGPQPVASTPVTPHPSAPAHRAERELLDDVDRILDKISAQGLGSLTDDERKRLDEVSRRYRTN from the coding sequence ATGGCCTACCGTTCTTCGTACGACACGCCCTTTCGGAGCTCCGTCACCCCCTGGGTGGCGAAGCTCCTGATCGCGAACACCGCGATCTTCATCATCGTGCTCCTGCTGAACCAGACGAGCGCGAAGGGAATCGTGGACGAGTACCTCGTGCTCGACCGCGACAACCTCCTGACGCGGCCGTGGACGCCGGTGACCTACGCGTTCACGCACGCGGCGGTCTTCCACTACCTGTTCAACATGCTGGGCCTCTTCTTCCTGGGCCCGCCGCTGGAGGACCGCTGGGGCGGGCACGCCTTCCTGCGCTTCTACCTGGTGGCGGCGCTGGGCGGGGCGGTCTTCTCGCTTTTCATCCCCGGCGGTGTGCTCGGGGCGTCGGCCGCGGTCAACGGCCTGCTGCTGGCGTGGGCGCTGATCTGGCCCGACGCGCAGATCTACCTGTTCGGCATCATCCCGGTGAAGGTGAAGTGGCTCGCGATCGCGCTGGTGGTGTTCAGCCTGATCAACTCCGCGGGCTCCGGCGCCGGCGACGGGGTGGCGCACCTGGCGCACCTGGGCGGCTTCGTGGCGGCCTTCATCTACCTGAAGAGCCCCTGGGCGCCCAGCGAGTGGGGCGAGGTGCCGGCGCGCCCCAGCAAGCGCAAGAAGAAGGAGAACGCGCTGGCGGCGTGGGTGGGGAAGAAGCGCTCCGGCCCGCAGCCGGTCGCCTCCACGCCCGTCACGCCGCACCCCAGCGCCCCCGCACACCGCGCCGAGCGCGAGCTGCTGGACGACGTGGACCGCATCCTCGACAAGATCTCCGCCCAGGGCCTCGGCTCGCTGACGGACGACGAGCGGAAGCGGCTGGACGAGGTGAGCAGGCGGTACCGGACGAACTGA
- a CDS encoding HEAT repeat domain-containing protein yields MSELPAVRFLRTLCAAILRDAPPAEAAARAHEALRELWTSRRSLVLEVQFTGFVSKGERIGAVEPAFLRGAGQLIVHRVSLVGFTPDARVEDLATLFETAARPPAELGAEGIVGAIRAAAPRGIYLSTSTGQVYKPAPAPAPEVPAAPVEEAVAPTIQAPPASSAAPPATAETPWGDAPGMPEMPMVEDAPPVPITAHTDASTPDWNSGFTLELDDGSELSSFEIIEDEMVLAPTSAAGKGPSEPPPSDEPGANDMYHIFRASSDRADEDSDTLPHRLHEAENMARFDDLAGSCARSALRHLRAGDHFQALALLEALATEAARSDRTRLFRESAEQALRSVGTPENLPHVIDLLQFVGHERERVLHVLFFLGGEAVSLLENHLFRTPDAEVRRAIFRRLIRGAGAGRPTVTRALADSPARARAILELVTIPEVDAEQAARWTAEAAAHADAAVRTDAARTAAMLGGRGGLRVLVDLLADADRGVRRAALHGLTSLKDPAAIPFLTRFLNDSSDDDLQLGAVAALGRTGSAEALPPLLAIVNRRQLFGGRKAKALKLGAIEAIGLTGVPAARDVLASISTGSDADLAAEARRVLATLG; encoded by the coding sequence GTGAGCGAGCTCCCCGCCGTCCGCTTCCTGCGCACCCTCTGCGCCGCCATCCTCCGCGATGCCCCGCCCGCCGAGGCCGCCGCGCGCGCCCACGAGGCGCTGCGGGAGCTCTGGACGTCGCGGCGCTCGCTGGTGCTGGAGGTGCAGTTTACGGGATTCGTGAGCAAGGGTGAGCGGATCGGGGCCGTGGAGCCGGCGTTCCTGCGCGGGGCGGGGCAGCTCATCGTGCACCGCGTGAGCCTCGTCGGCTTCACGCCCGACGCGCGCGTGGAGGACCTCGCCACGCTCTTTGAAACCGCCGCCCGCCCGCCGGCCGAGCTGGGCGCCGAAGGGATCGTGGGCGCCATCCGCGCCGCCGCCCCGCGCGGCATCTACCTGAGCACCTCGACGGGCCAGGTGTACAAGCCCGCGCCGGCTCCAGCACCCGAGGTGCCCGCAGCGCCCGTGGAGGAAGCCGTTGCGCCGACGATCCAGGCACCGCCCGCATCGTCTGCCGCGCCGCCCGCCACTGCGGAAACACCGTGGGGCGACGCTCCAGGGATGCCGGAGATGCCCATGGTCGAAGACGCGCCGCCGGTACCCATCACAGCGCATACGGACGCATCCACGCCCGACTGGAACTCTGGCTTCACGCTGGAGCTGGACGACGGCTCGGAGCTCTCCTCGTTCGAGATCATCGAGGACGAGATGGTCCTGGCCCCGACGTCCGCGGCGGGGAAGGGCCCGTCCGAGCCGCCCCCGTCAGACGAGCCGGGCGCGAACGACATGTACCACATCTTCCGCGCGAGCTCGGACCGCGCGGACGAGGACTCGGACACGCTCCCGCACCGGCTGCACGAGGCCGAGAACATGGCGCGCTTCGACGACCTGGCCGGGAGCTGCGCCCGCAGCGCCCTTCGCCACCTGCGCGCCGGCGACCACTTCCAGGCCCTCGCCCTCCTCGAAGCGCTCGCCACCGAGGCGGCGCGGAGCGATCGCACGCGCCTCTTCCGCGAATCGGCGGAGCAGGCGCTGCGCAGCGTCGGCACCCCGGAGAACCTCCCGCACGTCATCGACCTCCTCCAGTTCGTGGGGCACGAGCGCGAGCGCGTCCTCCATGTCCTCTTTTTCCTTGGGGGCGAAGCGGTCTCGCTGCTGGAGAACCACCTCTTCCGCACGCCGGACGCGGAGGTGCGCAGGGCGATCTTTCGGCGCCTGATCCGCGGCGCGGGGGCAGGGCGCCCCACAGTCACCCGCGCCCTCGCCGACTCACCGGCCCGCGCGCGAGCCATCCTGGAGCTCGTCACCATCCCGGAAGTGGACGCCGAGCAGGCGGCCCGCTGGACCGCCGAGGCCGCCGCCCACGCAGACGCCGCGGTCCGCACCGATGCCGCGCGCACGGCCGCGATGCTGGGCGGCCGCGGTGGGCTGCGCGTCCTGGTGGACCTCCTGGCCGACGCGGACCGCGGAGTGCGCCGGGCCGCGCTGCACGGTCTGACATCGCTCAAGGACCCGGCGGCGATCCCGTTCCTCACGCGCTTCCTCAACGACAGCTCCGACGACGACCTCCAGCTCGGCGCCGTCGCGGCGCTCGGGCGAACCGGTTCGGCGGAAGCGCTGCCGCCGCTGCTGGCCATCGTGAACCGCCGCCAGCTCTTCGGCGGCCGCAAGGCCAAGGCGCTCAAGCTGGGCGCCATCGAGGCGATCGGCCTCACCGGCGTCCCGGCCGCGCGTGACGTCCTCGCCTCCATCAGCACCGGCTCCGACGCCGACCTCGCCGCCGAAGCCCGCCGCGTCCTCGCCACCCTCGGCTGA
- a CDS encoding polyprenol monophosphomannose synthase, with protein sequence MQRALVIVPTFNERENLPRLVPSILSRDARLEILVVDDGSPDGTGAMADEIAAAERRVHVIHRAGKLGLGTAYLAGFAWGLERGYDVFVQMDADFSHDPAHLPQFLNAIEDYDLVLGSRYLEGRVTVVNWPIARLLLSYYANVYARWVTGLPVADATGGFKCFRRQVLATLDLTRVESNGYSFQIEMSFRAWKLGFRIGEIPIMFVDRDLGESKMSKAIFREAIWRVWRLRFLSAFGRLRSAREGSPAIPPPAA encoded by the coding sequence TTGCAGCGCGCCCTCGTCATCGTCCCCACGTTCAACGAGAGAGAGAACCTCCCGCGGCTCGTCCCCTCGATCCTCTCGCGCGACGCGCGGCTGGAGATCCTGGTGGTGGACGACGGATCGCCGGACGGCACGGGCGCCATGGCGGACGAGATCGCCGCGGCGGAGCGGCGCGTGCACGTCATCCACCGCGCCGGCAAGCTGGGGCTGGGGACGGCGTACCTGGCCGGCTTCGCATGGGGGCTGGAGCGCGGCTACGACGTCTTTGTGCAGATGGACGCGGACTTCAGCCACGACCCCGCGCACCTCCCGCAGTTCCTGAACGCCATCGAGGACTACGACCTGGTCCTGGGGTCGCGCTACCTGGAAGGGCGCGTGACGGTGGTGAACTGGCCCATCGCGCGCCTCCTCCTCAGCTACTACGCCAACGTCTACGCCCGCTGGGTGACCGGCCTCCCGGTGGCCGACGCGACGGGCGGCTTCAAGTGCTTCCGCCGCCAGGTGCTGGCCACGCTGGACCTGACGCGCGTGGAGAGCAACGGCTACTCCTTCCAGATCGAGATGAGCTTCCGCGCCTGGAAGCTGGGCTTCAGGATCGGCGAGATCCCCATCATGTTCGTGGACCGCGACCTGGGGGAGAGCAAGATGTCGAAGGCGATCTTCCGCGAGGCGATCTGGCGCGTCTGGCGGCTGCGCTTCCTCTCCGCATTCGGCCGCCTGCGCTCCGCCCGCGAGGGTTCTCCCGCCATCCCGCCCCCCGCCGCGTGA
- a CDS encoding glycosyltransferase → MKVLYLVTAYARHPDDVITPWLTETIRRLAERGVEVEVLAPSYRGLASQTVKGVRVHRFRYAPRAWETLTHDQTAPDRIRERPWFLALVPGYVAAGSRAAARLARSGEFDVVHAFWPIPQGVLGLAAKRAAGIPLVSTFFGVELTWMDRQFPFLAPMLRRIVRGSDAVTAISTYTAERLQRVAPGVRTEVIPFGAAVDAAPSLPPPRPAGSRPELLFMGRLVERKGVHLLLEALSLLARESRPLLHVVGDGPERARLQGLAGELRLVDDVVFHGFVSSEEKAERLAGCDAFVLPAVIDSKGDTEGLGVVLLEAMTYGKPVIASAAGGIVDIVRDGRNGFLVPPGDASALAGAIRACVEKPGRARELGAQGRIDVEQGFSWDVIADRLAALYTSVQIVRLKHS, encoded by the coding sequence GTGAAGGTCCTGTACCTGGTGACGGCCTACGCCCGCCACCCCGACGACGTCATTACCCCCTGGCTCACCGAGACGATCCGGAGGCTGGCGGAGCGCGGCGTGGAGGTGGAGGTCCTCGCCCCGTCGTACCGCGGCCTGGCGTCGCAGACGGTGAAGGGGGTGCGCGTGCACCGCTTCCGCTACGCGCCGCGCGCGTGGGAGACGCTGACGCACGACCAGACGGCGCCCGACCGGATCCGCGAGCGGCCCTGGTTCCTGGCGCTGGTTCCCGGGTACGTGGCGGCCGGCTCACGGGCGGCGGCGCGGCTGGCGCGATCGGGGGAGTTCGACGTGGTGCACGCCTTCTGGCCGATCCCGCAGGGGGTGCTGGGGCTGGCCGCCAAGCGAGCCGCGGGGATCCCCCTCGTCTCCACCTTTTTCGGGGTGGAGCTGACGTGGATGGACCGCCAGTTCCCCTTTCTCGCGCCCATGCTGCGGCGGATCGTGCGCGGCTCCGATGCGGTCACCGCGATATCGACCTACACCGCCGAGCGGCTCCAGCGGGTCGCGCCGGGGGTGCGCACCGAGGTGATCCCCTTCGGCGCGGCGGTGGATGCGGCCCCTTCCCTGCCCCCTCCACGGCCGGCGGGTTCGCGGCCGGAGCTGCTCTTCATGGGGCGGCTGGTGGAGCGAAAGGGTGTGCACCTCCTCCTCGAGGCTCTATCCCTCCTCGCGCGCGAGAGCCGCCCCCTCCTCCACGTCGTCGGCGACGGGCCGGAGCGCGCGCGGCTGCAGGGGCTCGCCGGGGAGCTGCGGCTGGTGGACGACGTCGTCTTCCACGGCTTCGTCTCGTCCGAGGAAAAGGCGGAGCGGCTGGCGGGGTGCGACGCCTTCGTCCTCCCCGCGGTGATCGACTCCAAGGGCGACACGGAAGGCCTGGGCGTGGTGCTGCTGGAGGCGATGACGTACGGCAAGCCCGTGATCGCAAGCGCCGCCGGCGGCATCGTGGACATCGTGCGAGACGGGCGTAACGGTTTCCTCGTCCCGCCGGGCGACGCGAGCGCGCTGGCCGGCGCCATCCGCGCGTGTGTGGAAAAACCCGGGCGCGCGCGGGAACTGGGCGCGCAGGGCCGGATCGACGTGGAGCAGGGTTTCTCGTGGGATGTGATCGCGGATCGGCTGGCAGCGTTGTACACGAGCGTGCAAATCGTGCGGCTTAAACACTCTTAA
- a CDS encoding Ig-like domain-containing protein, protein MTRILRVQLVMAASIALLGACNSGTDSEPPGPAAKLVAVSDTVGTTAAGAELADSLVVRVLDANNRAVAGATVDWYTTGTSGTVSPSRALTDEKGRARAFWRPNTRQGTQRVIAQALTVDGMRMVEFRYNVVAGPTAIIRVTPEGAFLAAGETRQLAAVRLDAFGNLVTGGTIAWTSSNPAVATVNSNTGLVTGVAPGTADVTATSEGKSVTVRIFVGSGTASEDPFNSPTLALYTIHSEVPAQWTIGGGVVTASGGGKQSHLVRNDVVFRDGWVEAEMDRADEGGLVIRFVDPNNLYLLAIRDDGSLLGFRNVEIFKRVGGQFQVLTFGVNVNWPRGTVKRVRFEAVGSSLRGYVDGVLVIQATDISIQGSGGIGMRYHDVPEDPQTDFARYLTLRWSGS, encoded by the coding sequence ATGACACGCATTCTCCGCGTCCAGCTCGTGATGGCCGCGTCCATCGCGCTGCTCGGCGCCTGTAATTCGGGGACCGATTCGGAGCCGCCGGGTCCGGCGGCGAAGCTCGTTGCGGTTTCCGATACGGTCGGCACTACAGCGGCGGGTGCAGAGCTCGCCGACTCGCTCGTCGTGCGGGTGCTGGACGCCAACAACCGCGCCGTCGCCGGCGCGACCGTCGACTGGTACACCACCGGCACGAGCGGGACCGTCTCGCCCTCGCGGGCGCTGACGGATGAGAAGGGACGCGCCCGGGCCTTTTGGCGCCCGAACACGCGCCAGGGGACGCAGCGCGTGATCGCGCAGGCGCTCACCGTGGACGGCATGCGGATGGTCGAGTTCCGCTACAACGTGGTCGCTGGGCCCACCGCCATCATCCGCGTCACCCCGGAGGGAGCCTTCCTCGCGGCCGGGGAGACGCGGCAGCTCGCCGCGGTGCGCCTGGATGCGTTCGGCAACCTGGTCACGGGCGGAACCATCGCTTGGACGAGCTCCAACCCCGCCGTGGCGACGGTGAACTCAAACACCGGGCTGGTGACCGGGGTCGCGCCCGGAACCGCGGACGTCACGGCCACCAGCGAGGGGAAGAGCGTGACGGTCCGCATCTTCGTCGGGAGCGGAACCGCTTCCGAAGATCCGTTCAACTCCCCCACCCTGGCGCTCTACACGATCCACTCCGAAGTCCCGGCCCAGTGGACCATCGGCGGCGGCGTGGTGACGGCGTCGGGCGGGGGGAAGCAGAGCCACCTGGTGCGCAACGACGTGGTCTTCCGCGACGGGTGGGTGGAGGCGGAGATGGACCGCGCGGACGAGGGCGGTCTCGTGATCCGCTTCGTGGATCCGAACAACCTCTACCTCCTCGCGATCCGCGACGACGGGAGCCTCCTCGGCTTCCGCAACGTCGAGATCTTCAAGCGGGTCGGGGGACAGTTCCAGGTCCTCACCTTCGGCGTGAACGTCAACTGGCCGCGCGGGACGGTGAAGAGGGTGCGGTTCGAGGCGGTGGGGAGCTCGCTGCGCGGCTACGTGGACGGGGTTCTCGTAATCCAGGCCACCGACATCAGCATCCAGGGGAGCGGCGGGATCGGGATGCGCTACCACGACGTCCCCGAGGACCCGCAGACGGACTTCGCCCGCTACCTCACGCTGCGCTGGAGCGGGTCGTAA
- a CDS encoding glycosyltransferase family 4 protein: MAARPLRVLHCIYDDPRNPWVGGGGSMRVFEIYRRLAGRVDATVATGSFPGARYEVVDGVRYVRLGAPSPYLRSRWSYARLAEAALRRGEYDAAVYDFSVYTPIRVPRGLPVGLVVHMLHGPTARERWGRFPGFGVRRAEGALLRRSRWISTTSRWMEEQLRPMVGADTRIVRIGSGVPDEFFRVERREGRHLLCYGRFDLFHKGLDTALAAFQRVGERYPEVELCLAGRGKDEERLRQLARELGVEGRTRILAGVGRAEVLALMGGALALVMPSRLEGLPMVPAEAMAAGVPVVASAVGAVPEVVDPPRGGILVPADDAEATAAAILSLLDDPARRESLSRSARRSAERFSWDRVADEHLGYLHDIAAEGGDPQRRQGTG, from the coding sequence TTGGCAGCCCGCCCGCTTCGCGTCCTCCACTGCATCTACGACGATCCGCGGAACCCCTGGGTGGGCGGCGGCGGGTCGATGCGCGTCTTCGAGATCTATCGGCGGCTCGCCGGGCGCGTGGACGCGACGGTGGCGACGGGGAGCTTTCCCGGCGCGCGCTACGAGGTGGTGGACGGCGTTCGCTACGTGCGGCTGGGCGCGCCGTCGCCCTACCTGCGCAGCCGCTGGAGCTACGCGCGGCTGGCGGAGGCCGCGCTGCGGCGGGGGGAGTACGACGCGGCGGTGTACGACTTCTCCGTATACACCCCCATCCGCGTGCCGCGGGGGCTGCCGGTGGGGCTGGTGGTGCACATGCTCCACGGGCCCACGGCGCGCGAGCGGTGGGGGCGCTTTCCCGGCTTCGGGGTGCGGCGGGCGGAGGGCGCGCTCCTGCGCCGCAGCCGCTGGATCTCCACCACCTCGCGCTGGATGGAGGAGCAGCTACGGCCGATGGTGGGCGCGGACACGAGGATCGTGCGCATCGGGAGCGGGGTGCCCGACGAGTTCTTTCGCGTGGAGCGGCGCGAGGGGCGGCACCTGCTCTGCTACGGGCGCTTCGATCTCTTCCACAAGGGGCTCGACACCGCCCTCGCCGCGTTCCAGCGCGTGGGGGAGCGCTACCCGGAGGTGGAGCTGTGCCTGGCCGGCCGCGGCAAGGACGAGGAGCGGCTCCGGCAGCTCGCGCGCGAGCTGGGGGTGGAGGGGCGTACGCGCATCCTGGCCGGCGTGGGGCGCGCGGAGGTGCTGGCGCTGATGGGCGGGGCGCTCGCCCTGGTGATGCCTTCGCGGCTCGAGGGGCTCCCCATGGTCCCCGCGGAGGCGATGGCGGCGGGGGTGCCGGTGGTGGCCAGCGCGGTCGGCGCCGTTCCCGAGGTGGTCGACCCTCCGCGGGGCGGCATCCTCGTTCCCGCGGACGACGCTGAGGCCACTGCGGCCGCCATCCTCTCCCTGCTCGACGACCCCGCGCGCCGCGAAAGCCTCAGCCGCTCCGCGCGCCGCTCGGCAGAGCGGTTCAGCTGGGACCGCGTGGCGGACGAGCACCTGGGCTACCTACACGACATCGCCGCCGAGGGCGGCGATCCGCAACGGAGACAAGGAACCGGATGA